Proteins from a single region of Pseudomonadota bacterium:
- a CDS encoding (2Fe-2S)-binding protein, whose product MSDKRADARNVSGTEARLAKPFGSRLDRTQPLRFTFEGHPYVGFKGDTVASALAASGQFVLSRSFKYHRARGAVTMAGHDANTLVQTPDNPNALADREPLTDGLSVNPVNVSGSLMRDRYRLLGWLSRFLPVGFYYKAF is encoded by the coding sequence ATGAGCGATAAACGTGCGGACGCTCGGAACGTGAGCGGCACGGAGGCGCGGCTCGCGAAACCGTTTGGCTCGCGGCTGGATCGAACGCAACCCCTGCGTTTTACGTTCGAAGGACATCCCTATGTGGGTTTTAAGGGCGATACGGTAGCGAGCGCGCTGGCGGCATCCGGGCAGTTTGTGTTGAGCCGTTCGTTTAAGTATCACCGCGCTCGCGGCGCGGTAACAATGGCAGGACATGACGCCAACACCCTGGTTCAGACACCGGATAATCCCAATGCACTCGCGGACCGAGAGCCACTCACAGACGGTCTCAGCGTGAATCCGGTGAACGTCTCGGGATCATTGATGCGCGACCGCTATCGATTGCTCGGTTGGCTCAGCCGCTTTTTGCCGGTTGGGTTTTATTACAAAGCCTTTT
- a CDS encoding sarcosine oxidase subunit delta, whose translation MKRMKCPLNGERNIAEFIYGGECHDMPNPESSSSATWAEYVFFHENKAGIVLEWWCHAPTSYWFLAERNTLTDEIVRTFEASERFGGSNVSPQSASNDDRRDVDER comes from the coding sequence ATGAAACGCATGAAGTGTCCTCTGAACGGCGAGCGCAATATCGCCGAGTTTATTTACGGCGGAGAATGCCATGATATGCCGAACCCAGAGAGCAGTTCCTCAGCCACCTGGGCTGAGTATGTGTTCTTTCATGAAAACAAGGCGGGTATCGTGCTCGAGTGGTGGTGTCACGCACCCACCTCGTATTGGTTCTTGGCCGAGCGCAATACGCTGACCGACGAAATCGTGCGCACGTTCGAAGCGAGTGAACGGTTTGGCGGCTCAAACGTTTCACCACAATCCGCATCAAACGACGACAGGCGAGATGTCGATGAGCGATAA
- a CDS encoding FAD-dependent oxidoreductase has translation MPLGLLTSGLRRRYRAGDHFNAQKPLAKRYDVVIIGGGGHGAATAYYLAKYHGITNVAILEKGYLGGGNTARNTAVIRSNYLTQEGVEFYAESVRLFEQLSNEFGYNILYEPRGQLTLAQSDAAVRSMRWRAEVNQHLGVRSELVDRQTIRELVPHLNLDGNTRYPIMAGLWHADGATARHDAVVWGYARGACARGVELHQLTEVTGIDVEHGRVNAVNTNRGRVEADVYVQAVAGSSSLVGRMAGLRLPFHTYPLQAMVTQPYKPLLDPHVSAPQLHIYTHQTSRGEFVIGGGSDPSPLYNTRATLEMREQLATSILELFPFLAQAQLLRQWAGMTDMTPDYSPVMGECELTNYYLDAGWGTWGFKATPICGKTMAQLVATRRVPSLIEPFALERFYRFEQINEAGATAASH, from the coding sequence ATGCCGCTTGGTTTACTGACATCAGGCTTGCGTCGTCGATACCGCGCTGGCGACCATTTCAACGCGCAAAAGCCGCTGGCTAAGCGTTATGACGTGGTCATCATCGGCGGCGGCGGACATGGCGCCGCAACGGCGTACTACTTGGCGAAGTACCACGGCATCACCAACGTAGCGATTCTTGAGAAAGGCTATTTAGGTGGGGGTAATACCGCGCGGAATACGGCCGTCATTCGGTCCAATTACTTGACGCAGGAGGGCGTCGAATTCTACGCCGAATCGGTGCGATTGTTTGAACAGCTTAGTAACGAATTTGGTTACAACATTCTCTATGAGCCTCGCGGTCAGTTGACCCTAGCGCAATCGGATGCGGCCGTACGCAGCATGCGTTGGCGAGCGGAAGTGAACCAACATCTGGGCGTGCGCTCTGAACTGGTTGATCGCCAAACGATTCGCGAGTTGGTGCCCCATCTCAATTTGGATGGCAATACGCGATATCCGATTATGGCGGGACTTTGGCATGCCGATGGGGCAACGGCGCGGCACGACGCCGTCGTGTGGGGGTACGCTCGTGGTGCGTGCGCCCGAGGCGTCGAGCTGCATCAATTGACCGAGGTGACTGGCATCGACGTAGAGCATGGTCGTGTCAACGCCGTGAACACGAACCGCGGGCGTGTGGAAGCCGATGTGTACGTGCAGGCCGTGGCGGGTAGCAGTTCGCTGGTTGGCCGTATGGCGGGGCTTAGGCTACCGTTTCACACCTATCCATTGCAAGCGATGGTGACCCAGCCCTACAAGCCTTTGCTCGACCCACATGTGAGTGCGCCGCAGCTGCACATTTATACCCATCAGACCTCCCGAGGAGAGTTTGTGATCGGTGGTGGTTCGGATCCGTCGCCGCTGTACAACACCCGCGCTACGCTCGAAATGCGCGAACAACTTGCCACGTCCATCCTGGAGCTATTTCCGTTTCTTGCGCAGGCGCAGCTATTGCGACAGTGGGCCGGCATGACCGATATGACGCCAGACTACAGCCCGGTCATGGGTGAGTGTGAACTGACGAATTATTATCTTGACGCCGGCTGGGGCACGTGGGGATTTAAAGCCACGCCCATTTGTGGCAAGACCATGGCTCAGCTGGTCGCTACGCGCCGTGTACCGTCGCTGATCGAGCCGTTTGCTCTTGAGCGATTTTATCGCTTCGAACAAATTAACGAAGCCGGTGCCACGGCGGCGAGTCACTAA
- a CDS encoding class II aldolase/adducin family protein — MSSRYLPNQVKPEKRLVLPCGDEPQRARKTMTDEERQRRIELAAAYRLAARFGFSDIVWNHITAKIPGGHGFLINRFGLRFDEVTASNLVTIDLDGHVLNPGTADSTDAINTTGFVIHRGIHAAHADVACVMHSHTPAGMAVSTLKDGLTTLVLDAMVFHNRVAYHPFEGASVDRAESERLVASLGSHRAMILKHHGLLTCGATVGEAFIKMFYLDRACAVQIAAMSTGQTLAVPPASLREKTAQDYAHFPHGKYEWPALLRLLDEQEPDYKS; from the coding sequence ATGTCTTCCAGGTACTTACCCAATCAGGTAAAGCCCGAGAAACGTTTGGTGCTACCATGCGGTGATGAACCGCAACGGGCGAGGAAAACCATGACAGATGAAGAGCGGCAACGACGAATCGAATTGGCCGCCGCCTATCGACTAGCCGCGCGTTTTGGCTTCAGCGACATTGTGTGGAATCACATCACTGCCAAAATTCCGGGCGGACACGGTTTTTTAATCAATCGCTTCGGTCTGCGATTTGACGAGGTCACCGCCTCCAACCTAGTGACGATTGACCTCGATGGCCATGTGCTTAACCCGGGAACCGCAGACAGTACTGATGCCATCAACACCACAGGGTTTGTTATTCACCGCGGCATCCACGCTGCGCATGCCGATGTCGCTTGTGTGATGCATTCGCACACGCCGGCAGGCATGGCAGTATCCACGCTCAAAGACGGTCTCACTACGCTGGTGTTGGACGCTATGGTCTTTCACAACCGAGTGGCTTACCACCCCTTCGAGGGCGCGTCGGTTGACCGTGCTGAAAGCGAGCGTTTGGTGGCGAGTCTCGGGTCGCATCGCGCCATGATTCTTAAGCATCACGGACTACTAACCTGCGGGGCCACAGTCGGTGAAGCGTTTATCAAAATGTTCTATTTAGACCGCGCGTGCGCGGTGCAAATCGCGGCCATGTCCACCGGTCAAACCCTGGCGGTGCCGCCCGCATCGTTACGCGAAAAAACCGCGCAGGATTACGCCCACTTTCCGCATGGTAAATATGAGTGGCCGGCGCTATTGCGTTTGCTGGACGAGCAAGAGCCCGACTACAAATCATGA
- a CDS encoding choice-of-anchor B family protein: MINSISRWGRLALVPVIAMLAVPAWSCPVATTDGGSDVRNLTSANFSPLGSVRADDLVAPATRAIAATPCTGGFAAGYPCSNVDLLSFMPLGDIGGGAGNDIWGWTDPQTGKEYAIMGRSSGTSFVDISDPISPVYLGNLPTHTSNSTWRDIKVSKNHAYIVSEASGHGMQVFDLRQLRGVTTPQTFSNTTHYGEFGNAHNIAINEETGFAYAVGTSTCSGGLHMIDVSSPAAPSFSGCYSDDGYTHDTQCVVFAGDSHSFHHGSELCFNSNEDTLTIVDVSNKANPVQIARLPYANSAYTHQGWLTEDHNYFLLDDELDESGQGHNTKTRVFDVSDPSAPFLAGEHVSSTAAIDHNMYVKGEYAFQANYRAGLRILKAEDPANAVLVEEAFFDVYPSNDNANFNGAWSTYPYFESGTVIVSGIESGLFVLRPTSLAPTFRLEIDPERLDVCGVGSASADLELAASEGFTEEVALTLSGAPPNITATLTESVMVPPATVGVDVSVTKSGSGQYRLTIDGDVGKERESVDLDVEVSDSAPLSAGIQMPANGSTNVSANQPLHWTSVDGAFRYDVEVATDAGFTNVIVSATDLSMPTYAGGAFPSDSTLYWRVTSHNACGSSTSVAASFTTAAPACTTYTSADVPKTIDASSVNTISSTLTSNSIGEVVDVNVIDLRGLHSYLGDLTFELIGPQLHAHRGPGNNRHAENAMVRIIEESCGSLDDFHVSLDDQAATPLPCPYNDQGTHLPSNNMSAFTGNPGTGDWTLNVSDSYPADGGTLIGWGLEICTTPSPQFLDSDGDGVADDLDNCVLVANPDQRDTHGDGIGNICDPDLNNDGTVNFLDLAEFSDNFLQTGPGLDADFNGDGTVNFLDSAIMQDFFFGPPGPSGIATF, translated from the coding sequence ATGATCAACTCAATCTCTCGATGGGGGCGGCTGGCGCTTGTGCCAGTGATCGCCATGCTGGCCGTGCCCGCCTGGTCGTGTCCGGTTGCGACCACCGACGGCGGCAGCGACGTACGGAATTTGACGTCGGCCAATTTCTCGCCGCTGGGTTCGGTGCGCGCCGATGATCTCGTGGCACCGGCAACCCGTGCGATTGCGGCAACACCGTGCACCGGCGGCTTCGCGGCCGGCTATCCATGCAGCAACGTCGATCTTCTGTCGTTCATGCCGCTGGGTGACATCGGTGGTGGAGCTGGAAACGACATCTGGGGCTGGACGGATCCACAGACCGGCAAAGAATACGCCATTATGGGTCGTTCGAGCGGCACCTCGTTTGTGGACATCTCCGATCCGATCAGTCCGGTTTACTTGGGCAATTTGCCCACGCATACGTCGAATTCGACCTGGCGCGACATCAAAGTGTCAAAAAACCACGCCTACATTGTGAGTGAAGCGTCCGGCCATGGCATGCAGGTGTTTGACTTGCGTCAATTGCGCGGCGTGACCACACCGCAAACGTTTTCCAACACAACGCACTATGGTGAGTTTGGTAACGCGCACAATATTGCGATCAATGAGGAAACGGGCTTTGCGTATGCGGTCGGTACCAGCACGTGTTCAGGTGGTCTTCACATGATTGACGTTTCGTCACCGGCGGCACCCAGTTTCTCCGGTTGCTACTCCGATGATGGCTACACACACGACACACAATGTGTCGTGTTCGCCGGCGACTCGCATAGTTTTCATCACGGCAGCGAACTGTGCTTCAACTCAAACGAAGACACGCTGACTATTGTGGATGTCAGCAACAAAGCCAACCCAGTACAAATCGCGCGCCTACCTTATGCTAATTCGGCGTACACGCACCAAGGCTGGCTCACCGAAGACCACAATTACTTTCTGCTCGACGACGAACTCGACGAGAGCGGTCAGGGGCACAACACCAAAACCCGAGTGTTTGATGTCAGTGATCCGTCTGCGCCGTTTCTCGCGGGTGAACACGTCAGCTCAACGGCCGCCATCGATCACAATATGTACGTGAAAGGCGAATACGCGTTCCAAGCCAATTATCGCGCGGGCTTACGCATTCTCAAAGCGGAGGATCCCGCCAACGCGGTGCTGGTCGAAGAGGCCTTTTTTGACGTTTATCCAAGCAATGACAACGCGAATTTTAATGGCGCCTGGAGCACCTATCCTTACTTTGAAAGTGGCACGGTGATCGTCAGCGGCATCGAGTCTGGGTTGTTTGTTCTGCGCCCGACCAGTCTCGCGCCAACGTTCCGCTTGGAGATTGATCCTGAGCGACTGGATGTGTGTGGTGTCGGCAGTGCCTCGGCCGATCTTGAGCTGGCCGCATCGGAAGGGTTTACCGAGGAAGTGGCACTCACGCTTTCCGGTGCACCGCCGAATATTACCGCGACGCTAACCGAGAGTGTGATGGTGCCACCGGCGACCGTGGGTGTGGATGTGTCGGTGACAAAATCCGGATCCGGTCAATATCGCCTGACGATCGATGGTGATGTGGGCAAGGAGCGCGAATCGGTTGATCTGGATGTTGAGGTATCTGACAGTGCGCCGCTTAGCGCGGGTATTCAAATGCCGGCTAATGGCTCGACAAACGTATCAGCCAATCAGCCGTTGCACTGGACATCGGTTGATGGCGCTTTCCGCTACGATGTCGAGGTTGCGACCGACGCCGGCTTCACTAACGTCATTGTGAGCGCGACCGATCTGTCGATGCCGACGTATGCCGGTGGTGCCTTCCCCAGCGACAGCACGTTGTATTGGCGTGTCACCAGTCACAATGCGTGCGGTAGTTCTACCTCGGTAGCGGCCTCGTTCACGACCGCCGCTCCGGCTTGCACGACCTACACGAGCGCCGATGTGCCCAAGACCATCGATGCGTCGTCGGTCAACACAATCAGTTCTACGTTGACGTCCAATTCGATTGGAGAAGTCGTGGATGTGAATGTGATCGACCTTCGCGGTTTGCATTCCTATCTGGGCGATTTGACGTTTGAACTCATTGGGCCACAGCTTCACGCACATCGCGGTCCCGGCAACAATCGACACGCCGAAAATGCCATGGTGCGCATCATTGAGGAAAGCTGTGGGAGTCTTGATGATTTCCATGTGAGCCTCGATGACCAGGCGGCGACACCGCTGCCGTGTCCTTATAACGATCAGGGCACGCACTTACCGAGCAATAACATGTCCGCCTTTACTGGAAACCCAGGAACCGGCGATTGGACACTCAATGTTAGTGACAGCTATCCGGCTGATGGTGGAACGCTGATCGGCTGGGGGCTCGAAATCTGCACCACACCGTCGCCGCAGTTCCTCGACTCGGATGGGGATGGCGTCGCCGACGATTTGGATAATTGTGTGCTCGTAGCCAACCCAGATCAGCGCGACACACACGGCGATGGCATTGGCAACATTTGCGATCCCGATCTAAACAATGACGGGACGGTGAACTTCCTGGATTTGGCCGAGTTTAGCGACAACTTCTTGCAAACCGGACCTGGGCTCGATGCCGACTTTAACGGGGATGGCACCGTCAACTTCCTCGATTCGGCGATCATGCAAGACTTTTTCTTCGGACCACCGGGGCCTAGCGGCATCGCGACGTTCTAG
- the folD gene encoding bifunctional methylenetetrahydrofolate dehydrogenase/methenyltetrahydrofolate cyclohydrolase FolD: MADRIDGKAHAQALREEIARETADLVASGTTPGLAVVIVGSDPASQVYVRSKGKMAKEVGFNSFTHELAEDTSQDALLSLIDQLNNDASVHGILVQLPLPKHLDEQLVINTISPDKDVDGFHINNVGKLVIGDDGFVPCTPLGCWLMVKDHVPDLSGMNAVVVGRSNIVGKPMASLLLAESCTVTIAHSRTRDLPALCRTADILVAAVGRPEMIKADWIKPGAIVIDVGINRIEAQDGGKGRLVGDVDFDAAEAVAGAITPVPGGVGPMTIACLLRNTLQAARRLG, encoded by the coding sequence ATGGCAGATCGGATAGACGGTAAGGCACACGCTCAAGCGTTGCGAGAAGAGATCGCCCGCGAAACGGCTGATCTGGTGGCAAGCGGCACGACCCCGGGGCTTGCCGTGGTGATTGTCGGATCGGATCCTGCCAGTCAGGTCTACGTGCGCAGCAAAGGCAAAATGGCCAAAGAGGTCGGGTTTAACTCTTTCACGCATGAGCTGGCCGAGGACACATCGCAAGACGCGTTGCTGTCGCTTATCGATCAGCTCAATAACGACGCCAGCGTGCACGGCATTTTGGTACAGCTTCCGCTGCCTAAGCATCTCGACGAACAATTGGTGATCAACACCATTTCGCCCGACAAGGACGTGGATGGTTTTCACATCAACAACGTGGGCAAATTGGTGATCGGCGACGACGGCTTTGTCCCCTGCACGCCATTGGGATGTTGGCTCATGGTCAAAGATCACGTGCCGGATTTGTCTGGCATGAATGCGGTGGTCGTGGGGCGTTCCAATATTGTGGGAAAACCGATGGCGTCGTTGTTGTTGGCCGAGAGTTGTACGGTCACCATCGCGCATTCGAGAACGCGGGACTTGCCCGCGCTTTGTCGGACCGCCGACATACTGGTGGCGGCGGTGGGCCGACCCGAGATGATCAAAGCTGACTGGATTAAGCCGGGCGCTATTGTCATCGATGTCGGTATTAATCGCATCGAGGCGCAAGACGGTGGCAAAGGACGGCTTGTCGGCGACGTCGATTTTGATGCGGCCGAAGCCGTCGCTGGCGCCATCACGCCGGTACCGGGCGGGGTAGGTCCGATGACCATCGCCTGCCTCCTGCGCAACACGCTCCAAGCGGCCAGACGACTGGGATGA
- a CDS encoding MATE family efflux transporter: MRITPDDILNGPTAPVLRRMTIPMVWGIAAMFLFQMVDLYFIGLLGTQELAAISFTFPVTFTIISLAIGITIALSITVGKAIGAGRKNTAARIATNAIIAGIIVVAVIAVVGLSTVDALFTLLGASPATIALIHEYIDLWYLYCVFLVVPYIGNSAIRATGDTFWPSLLMISSGVVNIVLDPLLIFGIGPFPEMGIRGAAVATVIAWIVTFLGSLWLLGIREKLLLIAVPNVRTFIDDTWQLFKLGAPISLANMAVPLGVAVLTKFVSTHGEAAVAAFGTGSRIESMAMVVSFALTAALSPYMAQNFGASNSTKAREALGIALRFGFVFQLIVYLVLVVLSGWVGHIFSDDPVVIDNVALYLWIMPLGGAFYALFIVYNTAFNASGRSGLTLLGTVVRLVVLVIPLAWIGQRLFGLTGIFGGVVIGNALSALFSVWLFRRYLNTQVDGSPAPT, translated from the coding sequence ATGCGAATCACGCCCGACGACATTCTTAACGGCCCCACCGCTCCGGTCCTTCGCCGCATGACCATTCCTATGGTCTGGGGCATCGCGGCGATGTTTTTGTTTCAAATGGTCGATTTGTACTTTATTGGGCTATTGGGCACACAGGAGCTGGCGGCCATTTCGTTCACCTTTCCGGTGACGTTCACAATTATTAGCCTCGCCATTGGCATCACAATCGCGCTCTCGATCACGGTGGGCAAGGCCATCGGCGCTGGACGCAAAAACACAGCCGCACGCATCGCAACCAATGCCATTATTGCCGGCATTATTGTGGTGGCTGTTATTGCCGTTGTCGGCCTCAGCACCGTCGATGCCCTGTTCACCCTCCTCGGTGCCAGCCCCGCCACCATCGCGTTAATTCACGAATACATCGATCTTTGGTATTTATATTGCGTCTTTTTGGTTGTGCCCTACATCGGCAACTCAGCGATACGCGCGACCGGGGATACCTTCTGGCCTAGCCTGCTGATGATCAGCAGCGGCGTGGTGAACATCGTGCTCGATCCGCTGCTCATTTTTGGTATCGGTCCGTTTCCAGAAATGGGCATCCGCGGTGCCGCAGTCGCGACGGTGATCGCCTGGATCGTCACCTTTCTCGGCTCACTGTGGCTGCTGGGTATACGCGAAAAACTGTTGTTGATCGCCGTTCCTAACGTCCGCACGTTCATCGATGACACTTGGCAATTGTTTAAATTAGGCGCACCGATCTCGCTAGCCAACATGGCGGTTCCTCTTGGGGTCGCGGTGCTCACCAAATTCGTATCAACACATGGCGAGGCGGCGGTGGCCGCCTTCGGCACGGGCAGCCGCATCGAGAGCATGGCGATGGTCGTGTCGTTCGCGCTTACAGCCGCGTTATCGCCCTATATGGCGCAGAACTTTGGCGCCAGCAATTCAACCAAAGCGCGCGAGGCCCTGGGCATTGCACTTCGTTTTGGCTTCGTCTTTCAGTTGATTGTGTACCTGGTGCTCGTGGTCCTGAGCGGCTGGGTTGGTCATATATTTAGCGACGATCCAGTCGTTATCGATAACGTCGCACTCTACCTGTGGATCATGCCGCTAGGCGGTGCGTTTTATGCGCTGTTTATCGTATACAACACCGCGTTTAATGCATCAGGCCGCAGCGGTCTAACGCTCCTTGGGACCGTCGTGCGACTGGTGGTTCTCGTCATTCCGCTTGCGTGGATTGGCCAGCGACTATTTGGACTCACCGGCATTTTCGGCGGCGTGGTTATTGGCAATGCACTCAGCGCACTGTTTAGCGTTTGGCTCTTCCGGCGCTATCTGAACACTCAGGTCGACGGGTCACCCGCGCCAACCTAA